One segment of Deltaproteobacteria bacterium DNA contains the following:
- a CDS encoding glycosyltransferase family 2 protein: MPPTVSVVIPVFNEEQILSTLHQRLSAVLRAYGEAYEIVFVNDGSRDGSLAVLKRLHAEDATVKIVSLSRNFGHQTAITCGLDQATGEAVIVMDADLQDPPELLPQLLDKWRDGYDVVYAVRDKREGESAFKLGTAAVFYRLLRALTQVDIPLDTGDFRLMSRRAVDALQSARERSRFVRGLVSWVGYRQTGVTYTRKERLVGETKYPLRKMLKFALDGLTAFSFAPLQAATYLGIGISALSFLYALYAIFLRLFTAQTVPGWTSLMVAVLFLGGVQLVALGIIGEYLGRVYEEVKQRPLYLLDERIGFESPPCREGE; encoded by the coding sequence GTGCCACCGACCGTTTCCGTTGTCATTCCCGTCTTCAATGAAGAACAAATCCTCTCCACCTTGCATCAACGTCTGAGCGCGGTGTTGCGTGCGTATGGCGAAGCCTACGAGATCGTGTTCGTGAACGATGGCAGCCGCGACGGCAGTCTCGCGGTGCTCAAGCGCCTCCATGCCGAAGATGCGACAGTGAAGATTGTCAGCTTGTCGCGGAACTTTGGGCATCAAACGGCGATTACTTGCGGTCTCGATCAGGCCACAGGAGAGGCGGTGATCGTGATGGATGCGGACCTCCAAGACCCGCCGGAGTTGCTGCCTCAGCTCCTCGACAAATGGCGGGATGGCTACGATGTCGTCTACGCCGTGCGGGACAAACGGGAAGGGGAGAGCGCGTTCAAGCTGGGTACGGCGGCGGTATTCTACCGCCTGCTACGCGCACTGACGCAGGTGGATATTCCGCTCGACACTGGCGACTTTCGCTTAATGAGTCGGCGAGCCGTGGACGCGCTGCAATCCGCTCGCGAGCGAAGCCGGTTCGTGCGCGGATTAGTCAGTTGGGTCGGGTACCGACAGACCGGCGTGACGTACACCCGCAAAGAGCGGCTGGTCGGCGAGACCAAATACCCCTTGCGCAAAATGCTCAAGTTCGCGCTCGACGGTTTGACGGCGTTTTCTTTCGCCCCACTGCAAGCCGCCACCTATCTGGGCATCGGCATTTCCGCCCTCAGTTTCCTCTATGCCCTCTATGCGATCTTCTTGCGGCTTTTCACTGCACAAACCGTTCCGGGCTGGACCTCGCTCATGGTCGCCGTGCTCTTTTTAGGCGGGGTGCAATTGGTGGCGCTGGGCATCATTGGCGAATACCTCGGACGTGTATACGAAGAAGTGAAACAGCGACCGCTCTACTTGCTGGACGAGCGGATCGGCTTCGAGTCCCCACCATGCCGAGAGGGAGAGTGA
- a CDS encoding glycosyltransferase family 39 protein, which yields MPYAKLRWQHVLLGLIIAGSLIANVVWLSIDTRPPRWDDAAYLTSSFKYHEALFEGGLSGFFTSVLSVDRSRPPFLPLMAVPTYFIFGKSAGAALSVNLSAFVVLALATYGLGARLRSPATGVLAAFFVATYPAAFGLSRIFLFDFWDTALVAVSLYWLAKTEGFARKWPSVALGATLGLGCLCRAFFPVFLVGPLSVSVWGIWRSGRLTLGRAESGPPRLGRYLGPALGIATLVAAPWYLLNLKPLIARSLSAAYGEEAVGYGPSNPLTWQALASYFISFVNGHLTLVGLGLFVAGLVVLWRQRAAFAGQKISDASSAVHGLGLLLASIMVSYLFFSTLPSQDQKNITPILPAMAVVSAWGVSFLPRSRWRSYGGSGVMLWLLVQFWLASYGWRAVPNVIEIPLHEALPRLALLRQGSPESAPYFALPQREHWPIEEILRRVVGGSLGLENRRTMARPAVIGIIPDSPLLNANTFTYFATLRQLPVGVTHPGDPRFSEGPEYLIHLQGVDFAVVKTGSPGEQWLTTYNDEILAFLRSPESGFTEATPRFPLPDGSEAILYERQVGVTTPDEPSVRFPTPVRFSDELELIGYDLEDKGMLTRGRAFVLTYYWRALKTLPTDYYVFVHVTVGTERTVRANWDHAPARGRYPTSWWSPGTVMKDQGLYFLPKHTAKESLALRVGVFFRDSGTRLAITNAPAEVTLDDSGSRAEIGAIAPSREPPS from the coding sequence GTGCCATACGCGAAATTGCGCTGGCAGCATGTGCTGCTGGGTCTGATTATCGCCGGAAGCCTAATTGCTAATGTGGTATGGCTCTCTATCGATACCCGTCCGCCGCGTTGGGATGACGCCGCTTATCTCACTTCCAGCTTCAAATATCATGAGGCACTCTTCGAAGGAGGACTCTCTGGGTTCTTCACTTCCGTGCTGTCGGTCGATCGTTCGCGACCGCCGTTCTTGCCGCTTATGGCCGTACCGACCTATTTCATCTTCGGCAAATCGGCGGGCGCAGCTTTGTCGGTCAACCTGAGTGCGTTTGTCGTCCTCGCGCTGGCCACCTACGGTTTGGGTGCACGGCTTCGGTCGCCCGCCACTGGGGTTCTTGCGGCCTTTTTCGTTGCGACCTATCCGGCGGCTTTCGGTCTCTCGCGGATATTTCTCTTCGATTTTTGGGACACGGCGTTGGTTGCCGTTTCGCTGTACTGGTTAGCGAAGACGGAAGGGTTCGCCCGCAAATGGCCGTCTGTCGCGCTAGGCGCGACCTTGGGATTGGGGTGTCTTTGTCGTGCGTTCTTTCCAGTTTTTTTAGTCGGCCCTTTGAGCGTGAGCGTGTGGGGGATATGGCGCAGCGGACGTTTGACGCTCGGACGAGCAGAGTCTGGGCCTCCACGACTCGGACGTTATCTTGGTCCTGCCCTGGGGATTGCGACGCTGGTGGCCGCGCCGTGGTATTTGCTTAATCTCAAGCCGCTTATCGCGCGTTCGCTCAGCGCTGCCTACGGTGAGGAAGCGGTCGGCTATGGTCCCTCGAACCCGCTAACCTGGCAGGCGTTGGCGTCTTACTTCATCTCTTTTGTAAATGGACATTTGACATTGGTCGGCTTGGGGTTGTTCGTGGCCGGCTTGGTTGTACTGTGGAGGCAACGGGCGGCATTTGCAGGACAGAAAATTTCCGATGCCTCTAGCGCGGTGCACGGCCTCGGGTTGCTCCTTGCTTCGATCATGGTCTCCTATCTGTTTTTCTCCACACTGCCGTCGCAAGACCAGAAAAATATCACGCCAATCCTGCCGGCCATGGCTGTTGTCTCGGCCTGGGGGGTGTCGTTCCTGCCGAGATCGCGCTGGCGAAGCTACGGCGGAAGCGGAGTCATGCTGTGGCTACTCGTGCAATTTTGGCTCGCCTCGTACGGGTGGCGTGCTGTGCCAAACGTGATCGAGATTCCGCTGCATGAGGCGTTACCGCGCCTCGCCCTCCTTCGGCAAGGGTCTCCCGAGTCCGCGCCCTATTTTGCCTTACCGCAACGAGAACACTGGCCGATAGAGGAGATTTTGCGACGAGTCGTGGGAGGGTCGCTAGGCCTCGAAAATAGACGGACGATGGCACGGCCGGCGGTGATCGGCATCATCCCCGATTCTCCTTTATTGAATGCCAACACCTTTACGTACTTCGCGACCCTGAGGCAGCTTCCCGTTGGCGTGACGCATCCCGGCGATCCGCGCTTTTCCGAAGGGCCGGAATATCTCATCCACCTGCAAGGCGTGGATTTTGCGGTGGTGAAGACAGGAAGTCCGGGGGAGCAATGGTTGACGACCTACAACGATGAGATCCTCGCCTTTTTACGTTCTCCCGAATCTGGCTTTACCGAAGCGACGCCGCGCTTTCCGCTTCCCGATGGCTCCGAAGCGATCCTGTACGAACGGCAGGTCGGCGTGACGACCCCCGACGAGCCATCCGTCCGCTTTCCGACGCCGGTGCGTTTCAGTGATGAGTTGGAGTTGATTGGCTACGACCTGGAAGACAAGGGGATGCTGACACGAGGGCGTGCGTTCGTGCTGACTTACTACTGGCGAGCGTTGAAAACCTTGCCAACTGACTATTATGTGTTCGTGCACGTTACGGTGGGTACTGAGCGGACTGTGCGCGCCAACTGGGACCATGCGCCGGCCCGTGGTCGCTATCCGACCTCCTGGTGGTCGCCGGGCACGGTGATGAAAGATCAGGGGCTCTACTTCCTGCCGAAACATACCGCTAAGGAAAGCCTTGCACTGCGCGTCGGCGTTTTTTTTCGCGACTCCGGCACTCGTCTGGCCATTACCAATGCTCCAGCCGAAGTGACTTTAGACGATAGCGGGTCGCGTGCGGAGATCGGTGCCATTGCTCCTTCGCGTGAACCCCCCTCTTAA
- a CDS encoding glycosyltransferase, protein MIDSVQPDYTNTPISPQRPPFLYAPSDPTAPPAVTIVTPFYNTGAIFQETVQSVLQQSLQQWEWLIVNDGSTDAESLALLNKYRARDPRIRVLDHAGNQGLSAARNTGFRAARAPYVVQLDGDDLLEPTAVEKWVWFLESYPEFAFVKGFTVGFGAQEYLWTRGFHDGGAFLEENLIAPTSAIRTSVHTAVRGYDEENRDGLEDWDFWLRCAHVGYWGGTVPEYLDWYRRRPRHVDRWTNWDNGDRQRAFHASLRQRYAHLWNGGFPQIQPRWHMPSDTVPATLPYDNRLRKEASRLLMIVPWLTLGGADKFNLDLLGQLTRRGWEVSIATTLEGDHSWLPAFARLTPDIFVLHRFLRLVDYPRFLRYLIQSRQIDVVLISHSELGYLLLPYLRAHCPQVTFVDLCHIEEEHWKNGGHPRLACEYQSLLDGNVVVSEHLKRWMGDRGADLQRIRSCYINVDPEQWRPDVERRAHVRRELDLPSQMPVVFYAGRLCEQKQPRVFAQVMLRLSRSGLPFRALVAGDGPDAEWLRSFLKNHGLNATVHMLGAVSSERMRELMTAVDLFFLPSQWEGIALSFYEAMACELPVVGADVGGQRELVTPDCGVLIPRSSEEAEADIYARTLLDLLKDPERLRQMGKAARRRIEAGFRLEQMGERMDGLLREFQRLHETHPRVPPSRELGQVCAAQAVEYQRLWKVADGLWRQHGQEERLLFPPHLLDPHSDSWRTLAYFSLRRLVLPYYQAALNRNMRWLLPLKNTVKRMLLPDRPA, encoded by the coding sequence ATGATCGACTCTGTCCAGCCAGATTACACCAATACCCCAATAAGTCCGCAGCGCCCGCCGTTTTTATACGCGCCGTCGGACCCTACAGCTCCACCGGCGGTAACGATCGTCACACCTTTCTACAACACGGGAGCCATTTTCCAAGAAACGGTGCAGTCCGTGCTCCAGCAGTCGTTGCAGCAATGGGAATGGCTGATTGTGAACGACGGCTCCACCGACGCCGAATCGCTTGCCCTGTTGAACAAGTATCGTGCCCGCGATCCGCGCATTCGTGTGCTCGACCACGCTGGCAACCAAGGCTTGAGCGCCGCGCGTAACACTGGGTTCCGGGCCGCGCGCGCGCCGTACGTGGTGCAACTCGACGGCGACGATCTGCTGGAGCCCACGGCGGTAGAGAAATGGGTCTGGTTCCTGGAGTCGTATCCAGAGTTCGCCTTCGTGAAAGGGTTTACCGTGGGATTCGGCGCGCAAGAATATCTCTGGACGCGCGGCTTTCACGATGGTGGCGCTTTTCTCGAAGAGAACCTCATCGCTCCCACCAGCGCTATTCGCACCTCCGTACATACCGCCGTGCGCGGCTATGATGAAGAGAACCGGGATGGACTCGAAGACTGGGACTTCTGGTTGCGTTGCGCTCATGTCGGATATTGGGGTGGGACGGTGCCCGAGTACTTGGATTGGTATCGTCGTCGCCCGCGCCATGTGGACCGCTGGACGAACTGGGATAACGGCGACCGGCAACGCGCGTTTCATGCCAGTCTCCGGCAACGTTACGCCCATCTCTGGAATGGCGGATTCCCGCAGATTCAGCCGCGCTGGCACATGCCCTCAGATACGGTTCCCGCGACGTTACCCTATGACAATCGCTTGCGGAAAGAAGCGTCCCGCCTGTTGATGATCGTTCCATGGCTGACATTGGGAGGAGCGGACAAGTTCAATCTGGACCTCCTTGGACAACTGACCCGCCGTGGCTGGGAGGTGTCCATCGCCACCACCTTGGAGGGGGATCACTCCTGGCTGCCGGCGTTTGCCCGCCTCACACCGGACATTTTCGTTCTCCATCGGTTTTTGCGTTTAGTAGACTATCCGCGCTTCCTGCGTTACCTGATTCAATCACGTCAGATTGACGTTGTGTTGATCTCGCATAGCGAACTCGGTTATCTGCTGCTGCCGTATTTGCGGGCGCATTGCCCGCAGGTGACCTTCGTGGATCTCTGCCATATCGAAGAGGAACACTGGAAAAACGGCGGTCATCCGCGTCTTGCTTGCGAGTATCAAAGCTTGCTGGACGGAAACGTGGTTGTGTCGGAGCATCTCAAGCGGTGGATGGGAGATCGCGGTGCTGACCTCCAACGTATTCGGTCTTGTTACATCAATGTCGATCCCGAGCAATGGCGACCTGATGTCGAGCGCCGCGCTCACGTCCGGCGCGAACTCGACCTCCCGAGCCAGATGCCGGTGGTGTTCTATGCCGGACGCCTCTGCGAACAGAAACAACCGCGTGTCTTTGCCCAGGTGATGCTCCGACTCTCGCGCAGCGGACTGCCTTTCCGCGCGTTGGTGGCCGGAGACGGTCCCGATGCCGAGTGGCTGCGCTCTTTTCTCAAGAACCACGGGCTGAACGCGACCGTGCACATGCTTGGTGCGGTATCCAGCGAACGTATGCGAGAACTCATGACCGCCGTAGACCTGTTTTTTCTCCCCTCGCAATGGGAAGGCATCGCCTTGTCTTTCTACGAAGCCATGGCCTGCGAGTTGCCCGTCGTAGGTGCGGATGTCGGTGGGCAGCGGGAGTTGGTGACGCCGGACTGCGGCGTGCTCATCCCCCGCAGCTCGGAAGAAGCCGAGGCGGACATCTATGCGCGGACGCTCCTGGATCTACTGAAAGATCCCGAACGACTGCGACAGATGGGGAAGGCCGCACGGCGGCGTATCGAAGCCGGGTTCCGCCTGGAGCAGATGGGCGAACGCATGGATGGGCTCCTGCGCGAGTTTCAGCGTTTGCACGAGACTCACCCACGGGTCCCTCCGAGCCGCGAACTTGGGCAGGTCTGTGCCGCGCAAGCCGTCGAATATCAGCGGCTGTGGAAGGTTGCGGACGGGCTCTGGCGGCAACATGGGCAAGAGGAACGCCTCCTGTTTCCGCCGCATTTACTCGATCCGCACAGCGATTCGTGGCGCACGCTGGCCTACTTTTCCCTCCGTCGCTTGGTGTTGCCGTATTACCAAGCCGCATTGAATCGGAACATGAGGTGGCTGCTCCCGCTCAAAAACACGGTGAAGCGGATGCTGTTGCCAGACCGGCCAGCCTGA